The Brevundimonas vesicularis genome includes the window AGGCACCCTGTTCGGCAAGAACACCTCGGCCGGCGTCATCAACATCATCACCGAACGCCCTTCGTTCGACCCGTCGATCTCGGGCGAACTGACCGGTGGCAACTTCGGCGCTATCGGCGGTTCGGTTTCCGTCACGGGCGGCCTGACCGACCAGGTCGCCGGTCGCCTGTTCGTCGCTCACCGCGAGCGTGACGGCTTCTACGACGTCAACAACGGCGATGGCCCCAACACCCGCAAGGACGACCAGAACCAGGACTACTGGACCACGCGCGGCCAGCTGCTGATCCTGCCCAGCGACGACGTCTCGGTGCGCCTGATCGCCGACTACACCAAGCGCGAGGAATACTGCTGCGTCGCCGTGCAGACGCGCGTCGGCCCGACCCAGGCCTTCATCGCCGCCCTGACGGCGCCGAACGGCCCTGGCCAGCGTCCGCCGGTCGCCGGCTTCGGCACGGTGCCCTTCTCGCGTCTGGCCTATTCCAACCGCGAGACGCCGCAAGAGATCGAGGACATGGGCCTGTCGGCGGAAGCGACCATCGACTTCCCCAGCATCAACGCCACCCTGACGTCCCAGACCTCGTGGCGCGACTGGTCGTTCCAGCAGGGGATGGACCTGGACTACACCGGCGCCGACATCCTGTACCGCGCCAACGACGGGTCCAACGGCTACGGCGTCGACAATCTGACGCAAGAGTTCCGCCTGGCCGGCACCTCGGACAAGCTGGACTGGCTGGTCGGTCTGTTCGCCACCAAGGAAGGCGTCTATCGCGACGACAGCTATGTCTATGGCTCGGACTACAACGCCTTCGCCTCCCTGCTGCTGACGGCCTCGCTGCCGGCGGCCGTGGGCGGCCCCAGCCCGTCGCGCCTGGGCTGCTTCACCAATCCGAACGGCTTCCTGGTCGGCACCGCCGGCGCCGCTGCGGGTCAGCCGCTGTGCGTCATCGGCGCCGTGCCGCCTAGCGCCGCCGCCCCGACCTTCGGCGTCGGCAAGGCCTACGAAGACCACTATTCCCAGAAGTCGGAATCGGTCGCCGTCTTCACCAACAACACCTACCGGGTGACCGAGGCCTTCGATATCAACCTGGGTCTGCGCTACACCTACGACAGCAAGCGTCTGTTCGGGATCCAGGACAATCTGGGCACCAACGGCGCGGCCTGCGGCGGCGCCTTGGCCAACCAGAACCCGGCCAACCGCACCGTCTCGCCGATCCCCGGCACCGCCAACATAGCGACGCCGGCCGCCGCGCTTGGCCTGCTGTGCCTGCCCTGGTCCAACCCGCTGTATGACGGTCGCCGGATCCAGGAGAAGTTCAGCGACACCGACCTGTCGGGCACGATCAAGGCGTCCTACCGCTTTAACCCGTCCATCATGGTCTATGGATCGTATGCGCGAGGCTACAAGGGCGCGGGCTACAATATGGACCGGGTGCAGACGGGCGTGACGCCTGACGCCTCGCTGTTCTTCAAGGCCGAGACGGTCGACAGCTATGAAGCGGGCGTCAAGACGACCCTGTTCGACCGCACCATGCTGCTGAACGTCACCTACTTCGACCAGAAGTTCGAGAACTTCCAGCTGAACACCTTCCTGGGCACCGCCTTCGTGGTGGAATCGATCCCGGAACTGACCTCGCGCGGCGTCGACGCCGACATGGTCTGGTTCACCCCGGTCGAGGGCCTGAGCTTCCAGGGCGGCGTCACCTACACCGACGCCAAATACGGCCAGTTCGGCGCCGGCGACCTGTCCAGCCCGGGCCGCTTCCCGCAGCTGTCGCTGCTGCCGGGCGCGCGTGCCTCCTTCGCTCCGGAATGGTCGCTGACCGGCGCCTTGGCGTTCGATCGCGAACTGGGCGGCGGCCTGCGCGGCGGCTTCAACCTGTCGGCCAAGTATTCGACCGAATACAACACCGGCTCGGACCTGCTGCCGTACAAGAACCAGGACGCCTTCACCGTCGTCAACGGCCGGGTCTCGATCGGTTCGGCGGATGAGCGCTGGACGCTGGAGGTCTGGGGCCAGAACCTGCTGGAAGAAGAATACACCCAGGTCGGCTTCGCCGCGCCGCTGCAGGGTACGGCCTTCACCAACACCACGACGCCGCAAGCCAACGGCACCTATTATAATCAGGCGACCGACACGGCGACCTACAACGCCTACCTCGGCGCCCCGCGCACCTACGGCGTGACGCTGAAGGTCAAATACTGATCGCTTAGCCTCAAGGCTGACCGAAGAAGGGCCGACCGGGCGACCGGCCGGCCCTTTTTCTTTGCAATCAGGCCTGACAGCGGGCGCGACCCGGCGCTGTCGAGACGGGGAGCCGGCCAGAGTTTTGGTCGATCAACGGGTTTCGGGCGCCGAACTGTTCTAGACGCGGACGTTAGACTGCCCGATACACGATTCTATCGACGCCCTGCGTCCACTGAGGAAGCGAATGCGTCACCAGAAGTTTCGTCATCCGGCCTGGCGTGG containing:
- a CDS encoding TonB-dependent receptor, with protein sequence MRRNLQLRTTVSAAVMGAAVMGFAGVAAAQEAPATVDDIIVTAQKREQSLQDVPIVVTTLSQELLDGAGVQDIKDLQILTPGMTVTSTQSEASTTVRIRGAGTVGDNPGLESSVGVVIDGVYRSRNSVGFGDLGELSRIEVLKGPQGTLFGKNTSAGVINIITERPSFDPSISGELTGGNFGAIGGSVSVTGGLTDQVAGRLFVAHRERDGFYDVNNGDGPNTRKDDQNQDYWTTRGQLLILPSDDVSVRLIADYTKREEYCCVAVQTRVGPTQAFIAALTAPNGPGQRPPVAGFGTVPFSRLAYSNRETPQEIEDMGLSAEATIDFPSINATLTSQTSWRDWSFQQGMDLDYTGADILYRANDGSNGYGVDNLTQEFRLAGTSDKLDWLVGLFATKEGVYRDDSYVYGSDYNAFASLLLTASLPAAVGGPSPSRLGCFTNPNGFLVGTAGAAAGQPLCVIGAVPPSAAAPTFGVGKAYEDHYSQKSESVAVFTNNTYRVTEAFDINLGLRYTYDSKRLFGIQDNLGTNGAACGGALANQNPANRTVSPIPGTANIATPAAALGLLCLPWSNPLYDGRRIQEKFSDTDLSGTIKASYRFNPSIMVYGSYARGYKGAGYNMDRVQTGVTPDASLFFKAETVDSYEAGVKTTLFDRTMLLNVTYFDQKFENFQLNTFLGTAFVVESIPELTSRGVDADMVWFTPVEGLSFQGGVTYTDAKYGQFGAGDLSSPGRFPQLSLLPGARASFAPEWSLTGALAFDRELGGGLRGGFNLSAKYSTEYNTGSDLLPYKNQDAFTVVNGRVSIGSADERWTLEVWGQNLLEEEYTQVGFAAPLQGTAFTNTTTPQANGTYYNQATDTATYNAYLGAPRTYGVTLKVKY